Proteins from one Hydrogenivirga caldilitoris genomic window:
- the wbaP gene encoding undecaprenyl-phosphate galactose phosphotransferase WbaP, translated as MSKNIKISVFLLITDLLAYYLSLVLSFFARKNLNQLPLGITQFDIPFINFISLWWVPFIFIFFIAYEKLYVKRYPFWDEARELLKALTIATVVIFAVVSLGKITESISRLTILMLWGYSIFVFPVFRLFGKKLLYNLGVWRKNLLIIGAGEAGKNTAEGLSQDKHLGYEIIGFLDDYKEGVVEVGNSRVPILGKLTDFKNLVEEMNIDTVVIAIPSMDRERLSALANYVHRYVRRIFIVPDLKGIALLNSELYHLFVQQLFLIKINNNLDSQLNQVLKRAFDLCLSILMLPALLPLIGIIGILIKLDSPGPIFFTHERIGRNGKPIKVIKFRSMYIDAEKRLKRILEEDPKARTEWEKFFKLKNDPRVTKIGKFLRKTSLDELPQIFNVLKGDMSLVGPRPVLKEELDKYYREYSDYYYMVRPGITGLWQVSGRSNTDYGLRVELDTWYVLNWSLWLDIVILFKTVKVVLRREGAY; from the coding sequence ATGAGCAAAAACATAAAAATATCTGTCTTTTTGCTTATAACGGACTTGTTGGCGTATTATCTGTCTTTAGTCTTATCTTTTTTTGCTCGCAAAAATTTAAATCAATTGCCATTAGGTATAACCCAGTTTGATATTCCTTTCATTAACTTTATTAGTTTGTGGTGGGTACCTTTCATATTTATCTTCTTCATAGCCTATGAAAAACTCTATGTAAAAAGATACCCCTTTTGGGATGAGGCAAGGGAACTTTTAAAGGCACTCACGATAGCTACCGTTGTAATCTTTGCAGTGGTATCCCTTGGTAAGATAACTGAAAGTATATCAAGGTTAACCATTCTTATGCTCTGGGGCTATAGCATTTTTGTGTTTCCTGTATTTAGGCTCTTTGGAAAGAAGCTCCTTTACAACCTCGGTGTGTGGAGGAAAAACCTTCTTATAATAGGTGCCGGTGAGGCGGGCAAAAACACTGCTGAGGGACTTTCTCAGGACAAGCATCTGGGTTACGAGATAATAGGATTTTTAGACGACTATAAGGAAGGTGTCGTTGAAGTGGGAAACAGTAGAGTTCCTATATTAGGCAAGCTTACTGACTTTAAAAACCTCGTTGAAGAAATGAATATAGATACTGTTGTGATAGCGATACCGTCTATGGATAGGGAGAGGTTATCTGCTCTTGCGAACTATGTTCACAGGTATGTGCGTAGGATATTTATTGTTCCCGACCTTAAGGGAATAGCCCTCCTGAATAGCGAGCTTTACCACCTATTTGTGCAGCAACTGTTTCTCATAAAGATAAACAATAACCTAGATTCACAGCTCAACCAAGTTTTGAAGCGAGCTTTTGACCTATGCCTTTCTATCCTGATGCTTCCCGCTCTTCTACCGCTCATAGGGATTATAGGTATTCTTATAAAGCTGGATTCGCCTGGTCCTATATTTTTTACACATGAGAGAATTGGTAGAAATGGAAAACCCATAAAGGTCATAAAGTTCCGCAGCATGTATATTGATGCAGAGAAGAGGCTAAAAAGAATATTAGAAGAGGACCCAAAGGCGAGAACAGAATGGGAAAAATTCTTTAAACTAAAAAATGACCCCCGCGTGACAAAAATCGGCAAGTTTCTGAGGAAAACCTCTCTGGATGAGCTCCCACAAATTTTCAACGTTCTTAAGGGAGATATGAGCCTAGTTGGTCCCAGACCAGTTTTAAAGGAAGAACTTGATAAATACTACCGTGAGTATTCTGACTACTACTATATGGTTAGACCAGGAATTACGGGACTCTGGCAGGTAAGCGGACGAAGCAATACAGATTATGGACTGAGGGTTGAGCTTGACACCTGGTATGTTTTAAATTGGTCCCTGTGGCTGGATATAGTCATACTGTTCAAGACCGTTAAGGTCGTGCTCAGAAGGGAGGGAGCGTACTAA
- a CDS encoding VanZ family protein, with amino-acid sequence MSSKKLWIIITLYIVFIYTTLPLARLFLNALYNTLGKTTLSLFTNLVLAGIFFYVVLKLYRRKGKRALIYTLAGTLLLGFIVTSLERPEERIHFLEYGVLGFLFVKAFNSTDFRALTVSVLLASGVGVLDEVIQGFLPNRVGDIRDAFMNVAGGFLGVWFARFYYS; translated from the coding sequence ATGAGCTCAAAAAAGCTCTGGATTATAATAACCCTATATATAGTTTTCATATACACCACCCTACCCCTTGCAAGACTTTTTCTAAACGCACTCTACAATACCTTAGGTAAAACCACCCTCAGTCTCTTTACAAACCTTGTCCTCGCCGGTATATTCTTTTACGTCGTTTTAAAGCTTTACAGAAGAAAGGGAAAGAGAGCGCTAATCTATACACTGGCGGGGACACTTCTCCTTGGCTTTATAGTAACGAGCTTGGAGAGACCGGAGGAGAGGATTCACTTCCTTGAGTACGGAGTTCTGGGCTTTCTTTTTGTAAAAGCTTTTAACTCTACCGACTTCAGGGCTCTCACGGTATCTGTACTTCTTGCATCCGGGGTAGGTGTTCTTGATGAAGTTATACAGGGGTTTCTTCCCAATAGAGTGGGTGATATAAGAGACGCCTTTATGAACGTAGCTGGAGGGTTCTTGGGGGTATGGTTCGCAAGATTTTATTACTCCTGA
- a CDS encoding ComEC/Rec2 family competence protein — protein sequence MVRKILLLLIYWVFISFAGELKVHFLNVGEGESIVVITPSGSVTVIDTGNLITGYRVYKFLKREGIRDIDRLIVTHPHPDHMGGVFLLVQAFNVKSKHDNGQPLEAKRHENLYRWYEELFRRENYRALRRGDSWIEGGVKFTVISPEKLGRDWNANSVVLRIEYGKVSFLLMGDANLNTEKELLNSGINLKSTVLKVGHHGARDSLSEEFVEKVSPRYAVISINRNNIRGYPHPENIELLKQYKVELYTTYEHGNITFIADGNKVWVKYGG from the coding sequence ATGGTTCGCAAGATTTTATTACTCCTGATATACTGGGTGTTCATTTCCTTCGCTGGTGAGTTAAAAGTTCACTTCCTGAACGTGGGTGAAGGAGAGTCAATCGTTGTAATAACCCCCTCCGGGAGTGTAACGGTAATAGATACAGGAAACCTCATAACCGGATACAGAGTTTACAAATTCCTTAAAAGAGAGGGAATAAGAGATATTGACAGGCTAATAGTAACCCACCCACATCCAGACCACATGGGCGGTGTGTTCCTGCTGGTGCAAGCTTTCAATGTCAAAAGCAAGCACGACAACGGACAGCCATTGGAGGCAAAAAGACATGAAAACCTTTACAGATGGTACGAGGAGCTTTTCAGAAGGGAAAACTACAGGGCTTTAAGAAGAGGCGACTCATGGATAGAGGGAGGTGTAAAATTCACTGTTATCTCCCCCGAGAAGCTCGGTAGGGACTGGAACGCAAACTCTGTGGTTTTGAGGATTGAGTATGGGAAGGTGAGCTTTCTCCTGATGGGCGATGCTAACCTAAATACGGAAAAGGAACTCCTGAATTCCGGAATAAATTTGAAAAGCACCGTCCTCAAAGTGGGGCATCACGGCGCCAGAGACTCTCTGTCTGAGGAGTTCGTTGAAAAGGTGTCTCCCAGATACGCAGTTATATCCATAAACAGGAACAACATAAGGGGCTATCCACATCCAGAAAATATAGAGTTATTAAAACAATACAAAGTAGAACTATACACAACTTACGAGCACGGAAATATAACGTTTATAGCGGATGGAAATAAAGTATGGGTAAAATATGGAGGTTGA
- the galE gene encoding UDP-glucose 4-epimerase GalE — translation MPKILVTGGAGYIGSHVVKLLGERGYEVLTYDNLSTGHNWAVLYGRLVKADLRDKETLRKIFEEFRPDAVMHFAAYIVVPESVREPLKYYRNNVVNTINLLEVMEEFGVDKFIFSSSAAVYGIPKKIPVPETEPMNPINPYGETKATVERILRDLSNSGKDFRYVSLRYFNVAGADPEGKIGFAYPNPTHLIIRAVKTAKGEFDKLEIYGTDYPTPDGTCIRDYIHVTDLAEAHIVALEYLLEGGESDIFNCGYGHGYSVREVVEAVKRVTGVDFTVVEAPRREGDPPVLVADNRKIRKVHGWEPKYDDLDFIIKTAWEWEIKGRG, via the coding sequence ATGCCAAAAATTCTCGTAACGGGAGGAGCGGGCTACATAGGCTCTCACGTTGTCAAGCTCTTGGGAGAAAGAGGTTATGAGGTTCTGACCTACGATAACCTTTCAACCGGTCACAACTGGGCTGTCCTTTACGGAAGGCTCGTTAAAGCTGACCTCAGAGATAAGGAAACCCTCAGAAAGATCTTTGAGGAGTTTAGACCCGACGCAGTCATGCACTTTGCTGCTTACATAGTGGTTCCCGAAAGTGTGAGAGAGCCTCTAAAGTACTATAGGAACAACGTTGTAAATACGATAAACCTCCTTGAGGTAATGGAAGAGTTCGGAGTTGATAAGTTCATCTTCTCCTCCTCGGCAGCTGTTTACGGGATTCCGAAAAAGATTCCTGTTCCCGAAACCGAGCCCATGAATCCGATAAACCCTTACGGGGAAACGAAAGCAACTGTTGAAAGGATTTTAAGGGATCTGAGCAATTCAGGAAAGGACTTCAGATATGTGTCTCTTAGGTACTTTAACGTTGCGGGGGCAGATCCGGAGGGTAAGATAGGATTTGCCTATCCCAATCCCACCCACCTTATAATTAGGGCTGTGAAGACCGCAAAGGGGGAGTTTGATAAGCTCGAGATATACGGGACGGACTACCCTACCCCTGACGGGACCTGCATAAGGGATTACATACACGTCACCGACCTTGCGGAGGCACACATAGTGGCTCTTGAGTACCTGCTCGAAGGTGGTGAGAGCGACATCTTCAACTGCGGTTACGGGCACGGGTACTCCGTGAGAGAGGTTGTAGAAGCTGTTAAGAGGGTAACCGGCGTTGACTTTACTGTAGTTGAAGCTCCAAGGAGGGAAGGGGATCCACCTGTTCTCGTGGCGGACAATCGAAAGATACGGAAAGTTCATGGATGGGAACCAAAGTACGACGATCTTGATTTCATTATAAAGACCGCATGGGAGTGGGAGATAAAGGGAAGGGGCTGA
- a CDS encoding putative toxin-antitoxin system toxin component, PIN family produces MGKDELKVVLDTNVILSVLLFGSRLEFIRMAWKEGKLKLLFSEETLEELVRVLHYPKFGLEGEEIDFLIYVEVLPYAEVVREVVEINREICRDDLKFLKCAVSGGANFIVGGDKDILSVKEIEGVRIITPAELRKFLK; encoded by the coding sequence GTGGGCAAGGATGAGCTAAAGGTCGTTTTGGATACAAACGTAATTCTGTCGGTTCTACTGTTCGGAAGTAGGCTTGAGTTTATACGAATGGCGTGGAAGGAAGGCAAGCTCAAGCTCCTGTTTTCAGAGGAAACCCTTGAAGAGCTTGTAAGAGTTCTCCACTATCCCAAATTCGGTCTTGAAGGTGAAGAGATAGACTTTCTTATATATGTTGAGGTTTTGCCTTATGCAGAAGTAGTGAGAGAAGTTGTGGAAATAAACAGGGAAATATGCAGAGACGATCTTAAGTTCCTTAAGTGTGCTGTGTCGGGAGGAGCAAATTTTATTGTCGGCGGAGATAAGGACATTCTTTCTGTAAAAGAAATTGAAGGTGTGAGAATAATCACTCCTGCAGAGCTGAGGAAGTTTCTGAAATGA
- a CDS encoding AbrB/MazE/SpoVT family DNA-binding domain-containing protein, giving the protein MLIKKTSKNQITLPKEVLKEFPEADYFEVKVEEGRIVLIPVRTIPSNITLEKIREKIKKAGLTERDIEEAVKWARMS; this is encoded by the coding sequence ATGCTGATTAAAAAGACCTCTAAGAACCAGATAACCCTTCCGAAAGAAGTTCTAAAAGAATTTCCCGAGGCGGATTATTTTGAGGTCAAAGTTGAAGAGGGCAGGATAGTTTTAATTCCTGTAAGAACGATTCCCTCAAATATAACCCTTGAAAAGATAAGGGAAAAGATAAAGAAGGCGGGACTGACCGAAAGGGACATTGAGGAAGCGGTAAAGTGGGCAAGGATGAGCTAA
- a CDS encoding glutamine-synthetase adenylyltransferase, with amino-acid sequence MEVPSSWWTAAERKLYSPRETKKHFEKLLSLHPNPGSLIEYLNERRFTLLLEILEQSECLRSFLFRHPEDFQNTIPELWYLTKDKERYLEELSHLLHDTMGEEELSEKLAYYRHRELLRIFAKVLLGTAKMEDILREYSYLPDAMLEVSYRRAFEEAVEKYGEPLSEDGNRVTGVVIGLGKLGSEELNFYSDIDLIFLHSEDRGSAGKLSLNEFFAQVFKKVLKLMTTQTQEGKPYEVDLDLRPFGKTGPITMSLRSAELYYESYGRVWERFALLRARPVAGDMELGERFMREVVNPFVYSSADYKLVEEIKRMKQRIEAEAKKKFLKGYNVKTGEGGIREIEFTVQSLLILLGNKNRFVRERNTFKGIWKLNQKGVFSDEEALFLERAYSFLRDLEHRIQLKRCLQTQTLNEQDIPFIARALGFEKESFTEELHRIKAGVREIFAGLIPERREEELQPVQIALITEDVEYGVFLLKEAGFRNPRQSFSLLLSYLYGKEGLKLSDKEKEKFLRMVPRIVDLSAVSSDPDETLKNFDKFLSNPTGKRVILSDPKEDFLEGLFNVFSLSSTLSSLISKNPDLVEDVLTLYREYPTWDKLEEEFRKYEETLNLTEENLFRRFKKVWEVRIGLVYLMGKRNYDNLTGLFRSMSMLADFLLIKLWEKITLEGNKAVLYSLGKLGSRELNFGSDLDLVFCVESNDEKEEVTKKTQRLVRFLTVHTSEGYLYDVDFRLRPMGSKGELVPTLDFYTRYFKKEARTWERLAWTRARFITGEEALKERFEGEIENLLFEKPWGEEERKEVYQMRMKLQEQAKKGKGVLDLKFGVGGIVDGEFLVQYLLIKERIRETSMIEGFKRLSDIHPALKEAFEPFMFLRLVETHLRLVKERGSSVLSREDIPKIARSLNMKEGDFEEELSKSMKILREVFLEYLG; translated from the coding sequence ATGGAAGTTCCCTCCTCGTGGTGGACTGCTGCAGAAAGGAAACTTTACAGCCCCAGAGAAACGAAAAAACACTTTGAAAAACTCCTAAGCCTTCATCCCAATCCCGGCAGCCTTATTGAGTACCTGAATGAGAGACGGTTCACCTTGTTGCTTGAGATACTTGAACAGTCTGAGTGTTTGCGGAGTTTTCTCTTCAGACATCCGGAGGACTTCCAGAACACCATACCGGAGCTATGGTATCTCACCAAGGATAAGGAGCGTTACCTGGAGGAACTCTCACACTTGTTGCATGACACTATGGGAGAGGAGGAGCTATCGGAGAAACTCGCTTATTACAGACACAGAGAACTTCTGAGGATATTCGCAAAGGTTCTTCTCGGGACTGCAAAGATGGAAGATATACTCAGAGAGTATTCTTACCTGCCCGACGCCATGCTGGAAGTATCCTACAGACGTGCCTTTGAAGAAGCTGTTGAAAAATACGGGGAGCCCCTGTCGGAAGACGGCAACAGGGTTACCGGTGTGGTCATAGGACTGGGTAAGTTGGGAAGTGAAGAGCTGAACTTTTATTCAGACATAGACCTTATCTTTCTTCATTCAGAGGATAGAGGTTCTGCAGGGAAGCTATCACTTAACGAGTTTTTTGCACAGGTTTTTAAGAAGGTTTTAAAGCTCATGACAACTCAGACTCAGGAGGGTAAGCCTTACGAGGTTGACCTTGACCTCAGACCCTTTGGAAAAACAGGACCAATTACGATGTCACTGAGAAGTGCCGAGCTTTACTATGAATCTTACGGGAGGGTCTGGGAGAGATTCGCACTGCTCAGGGCAAGACCCGTAGCCGGAGACATGGAGCTCGGTGAAAGATTCATGAGGGAGGTGGTAAATCCCTTTGTTTACTCTTCCGCAGATTACAAGCTCGTGGAAGAGATAAAGCGCATGAAGCAGAGGATAGAGGCAGAAGCAAAGAAAAAGTTTTTAAAGGGCTACAACGTCAAGACGGGAGAGGGGGGCATAAGGGAGATAGAGTTTACCGTCCAGTCTCTCCTGATTCTTCTGGGAAACAAAAACAGATTTGTAAGGGAGCGGAACACTTTCAAAGGAATTTGGAAACTAAACCAGAAGGGGGTATTCTCCGACGAGGAGGCTCTGTTCCTTGAAAGGGCTTACTCCTTCCTGAGGGACCTTGAACACAGAATTCAATTGAAAAGGTGCCTGCAAACTCAGACTCTGAACGAACAGGATATACCTTTCATAGCCAGGGCTCTCGGTTTTGAGAAAGAATCCTTCACAGAGGAACTGCACCGAATTAAAGCTGGAGTGAGGGAGATATTCGCAGGATTGATACCGGAGAGGAGGGAAGAGGAGCTCCAGCCTGTTCAGATAGCCCTCATTACCGAAGACGTAGAGTACGGGGTATTTCTGCTAAAGGAGGCAGGGTTCAGGAACCCAAGGCAGTCTTTCTCCCTGCTACTAAGCTATCTCTACGGAAAGGAAGGGCTAAAACTCTCCGACAAGGAGAAGGAAAAGTTCTTGAGAATGGTTCCGAGGATAGTTGACCTCTCCGCCGTGTCCTCTGACCCTGATGAGACCTTAAAAAACTTTGATAAGTTCCTCTCAAACCCGACAGGTAAGAGGGTTATACTGAGTGACCCTAAGGAGGACTTCCTGGAGGGACTATTTAACGTTTTCTCCCTATCCTCCACCCTATCTTCACTGATAAGTAAAAATCCAGACCTTGTGGAGGACGTTCTGACACTGTACAGAGAATACCCCACCTGGGACAAGCTTGAAGAGGAATTCAGAAAGTACGAGGAAACCCTTAATCTGACGGAGGAAAATCTATTCAGAAGGTTCAAGAAGGTGTGGGAGGTGAGGATAGGTCTGGTTTACCTCATGGGCAAGAGAAATTATGATAACCTTACAGGGCTCTTTCGCTCCATGAGTATGCTTGCCGATTTCCTACTTATTAAACTCTGGGAGAAGATCACCCTTGAGGGGAATAAGGCAGTTTTGTACTCCCTTGGAAAGCTCGGAAGCAGGGAGTTAAACTTCGGCTCAGACCTTGATCTGGTCTTCTGTGTTGAGAGCAACGATGAAAAGGAGGAAGTGACAAAGAAAACTCAGAGACTCGTAAGATTTTTGACAGTCCATACATCGGAGGGCTATCTCTACGACGTTGACTTCAGGCTAAGACCTATGGGGTCAAAGGGAGAGCTTGTTCCAACCTTGGATTTTTACACCAGATACTTTAAAAAGGAAGCGAGAACGTGGGAAAGACTCGCCTGGACCAGAGCGAGGTTCATAACGGGAGAAGAAGCCCTAAAGGAGAGATTTGAAGGGGAGATAGAGAACCTACTGTTTGAAAAACCCTGGGGTGAAGAGGAGAGAAAAGAAGTCTATCAGATGAGAATGAAACTTCAGGAGCAGGCAAAGAAAGGGAAAGGTGTGTTAGACCTGAAGTTTGGTGTGGGAGGTATAGTTGATGGGGAGTTTCTGGTTCAGTATCTCCTTATAAAGGAAAGGATCAGGGAGACTTCAATGATAGAAGGCTTTAAGAGGCTGTCCGATATACACCCAGCCCTTAAAGAGGCTTTTGAACCCTTCATGTTTCTGAGATTGGTTGAAACCCATCTTAGACTTGTCAAGGAAAGAGGTAGCTCCGTACTGTCAAGGGAAGATATTCCAAAGATAGCAAGGTCCTTGAACATGAAAGAAGGAGACTTTGAAGAGGAGCTAAGCAAAAGCATGAAGATTCTTAGAGAGGTTTTCTTGGAATACTTAGGGTGA
- a CDS encoding CTP synthase produces MGKFIFVTGGVLSSLGKGVTSASIGAILEGMGYDITLQKLDPYLNVDPGTMSPYQHGEVYVTEDGAETDLDLGHYERFTNAVMTRDNNVTAGKVYFNVITRERRGDYLGATVQVIPHITEEIKELIKRVSDNKDVVIVEVGGTVGDIEGLPFLEAIRQLSLELGRRNSMFIHVTYVPYIKTAGELKTKPTQHSVKELRAIGIQPDAIICRADRDLPKGIKGKIALFSNVEESAVISAPDLEYIYELPTKFKEEGLDRLIAERLELEFRDANLSKWKKVVNVLKTTQREVNIAVIGKYVELKDAYKSIMEALTHGGVANGSKVNIIWISSENLNLDKLRDAEGILIPGGFGERGIRGKMEALRIGRESDIPTFGICLGMQLMAVEFARNVIGLENANSTEFDPDTPYPVIDLMEEQKNIHNLGGTMRLGAYPCMLQEGTKAREIYGKEVIYERHRHRYEFNNSFRKLFEENGVRFSGLSPDGNLVEIMELSDHRWYIGCQFHPEFKSKPFDPHPLFVSFIKAALKK; encoded by the coding sequence ATGGGCAAATTTATCTTTGTTACCGGAGGAGTTCTGTCCTCCCTCGGAAAAGGTGTAACCTCCGCTTCCATAGGAGCTATCCTTGAAGGCATGGGTTACGATATAACCCTTCAGAAGCTTGACCCGTACCTGAATGTTGACCCAGGAACTATGAGCCCTTACCAGCACGGAGAGGTTTACGTGACCGAGGACGGTGCTGAGACAGACCTTGACCTCGGGCATTATGAGAGGTTTACCAATGCCGTTATGACGAGAGATAACAATGTCACCGCTGGAAAGGTGTACTTCAACGTTATAACCAGAGAGAGAAGGGGTGATTACCTTGGAGCGACAGTTCAAGTTATACCCCACATCACTGAGGAGATAAAGGAACTTATAAAGAGGGTTTCGGACAACAAGGATGTGGTTATAGTTGAGGTAGGCGGAACCGTGGGGGATATAGAAGGGCTTCCTTTCCTTGAAGCTATAAGACAGCTATCCCTTGAGCTGGGAAGAAGGAACTCTATGTTCATACATGTAACCTACGTGCCCTATATAAAAACTGCTGGAGAGCTAAAGACAAAGCCCACCCAGCACTCAGTTAAAGAGCTCCGGGCTATAGGTATACAACCTGATGCCATAATATGTAGAGCTGATAGGGACCTTCCCAAAGGAATAAAGGGAAAGATAGCCCTCTTCTCTAACGTTGAAGAATCCGCCGTTATCTCGGCTCCAGACCTTGAATATATATATGAGCTTCCCACCAAGTTCAAGGAGGAGGGGCTTGACAGACTTATCGCAGAAAGGCTTGAACTTGAGTTCCGAGACGCTAACCTCTCCAAATGGAAGAAGGTTGTGAACGTGCTTAAAACAACCCAGAGGGAGGTGAACATAGCCGTTATAGGAAAGTACGTTGAGCTCAAAGATGCCTATAAGAGCATAATGGAAGCTCTTACCCACGGTGGGGTAGCTAACGGTTCAAAGGTTAACATAATCTGGATAAGCTCCGAGAACCTTAACCTGGACAAGCTCCGAGATGCCGAAGGTATACTTATTCCCGGGGGATTCGGAGAGAGGGGAATCAGAGGAAAGATGGAAGCTCTCAGGATAGGAAGGGAGAGCGATATACCTACCTTTGGTATATGTCTTGGTATGCAACTTATGGCTGTGGAATTTGCCAGAAATGTTATAGGTCTTGAAAACGCCAACTCCACTGAATTTGACCCTGACACCCCCTATCCGGTGATAGACCTTATGGAAGAGCAAAAGAACATACATAACCTCGGTGGAACCATGAGGTTGGGAGCTTACCCCTGTATGCTTCAGGAAGGCACAAAGGCTCGTGAGATATACGGCAAGGAGGTAATTTACGAGAGACACAGGCACAGGTACGAGTTTAACAACTCGTTCAGAAAACTCTTTGAGGAGAATGGGGTAAGGTTTTCAGGTCTGTCGCCAGATGGGAACCTGGTAGAGATAATGGAGCTTTCGGACCACAGGTGGTATATAGGGTGCCAGTTCCACCCTGAGTTCAAGAGTAAACCCTTTGACCCTCACCCTCTGTTCGTTTCCTTTATCAAAGCTGCTTTGAAAAAATAA
- a CDS encoding 2-oxoacid:acceptor oxidoreductase subunit alpha encodes MDKTIIIGGKAGAGIKEAGRMLLGVLANLGYHAFGYVDYPSLIRGGHNFVSLRFSEKPVYSVDKKADVIIATDGRSIQAHLQDAKEDTVWVINEKEKLEGAIQVPFKEVAPGFFKSSSVLGAVLKLFGIPLEEGLPFILSLPEREKNEQIYRDAYQATPTVFELKKAGERKGDVLTGNECIALGAVDGGLEFYIAYPMTPASPVLHYLAERKGEFGIKVIHPENEIGVINMAVGVAFAGKRAMVGTSGGGFALMTETLSLIGMSETPMVIYEAQRAGPSTGVPTYTGQSDLLFCMFAGHGDFPRVVLAPATPEEAYRLTRDALNIAWKFQVPVLILGDKHLGESYYLSKVRREKLVEEPKLWEGNGEYKRYAVTEDGISPLAFPGAEGIIVKGTSYEHDERGITVEDALSVKKMQDKRLRKGETLREYILSREDTVAVGGVKGSDRVLITWGSTEGTALDVAEEMGFKVVRSVFLEPFPEERLKQEIEGANLVISLECSASGQFEKLLKMHGITPHRSLKKYDGRPFFRDELIDILREV; translated from the coding sequence ATGGACAAGACCATAATCATAGGAGGGAAGGCAGGAGCGGGAATAAAGGAAGCGGGGAGGATGCTCCTAGGTGTGCTTGCAAACCTCGGTTATCATGCCTTTGGATACGTGGACTACCCTTCCCTTATAAGGGGAGGGCATAACTTTGTAAGCCTTCGCTTCTCGGAGAAACCGGTTTACAGTGTGGACAAAAAGGCAGATGTGATAATAGCTACCGATGGAAGGAGTATCCAGGCTCACCTTCAGGATGCGAAGGAAGACACTGTATGGGTTATAAACGAAAAAGAGAAACTGGAGGGTGCAATCCAGGTTCCCTTCAAGGAGGTTGCACCGGGTTTCTTTAAAAGTTCCTCCGTCCTTGGAGCTGTTTTAAAGCTCTTCGGGATACCTCTTGAGGAAGGACTGCCCTTTATCCTGAGTCTGCCAGAGAGGGAAAAGAACGAGCAGATTTACAGGGACGCTTACCAGGCAACCCCAACAGTGTTTGAGCTTAAAAAAGCGGGCGAGAGGAAAGGCGACGTCTTGACAGGGAATGAGTGTATAGCCCTCGGTGCCGTTGACGGTGGGCTTGAATTTTACATAGCTTATCCGATGACTCCTGCTTCTCCGGTTCTTCACTACCTGGCAGAAAGGAAGGGAGAGTTTGGCATAAAGGTCATACACCCCGAAAATGAGATAGGCGTTATAAACATGGCTGTCGGAGTGGCCTTTGCCGGAAAAAGGGCTATGGTAGGTACCTCCGGAGGTGGCTTTGCCCTTATGACAGAAACTCTGAGTCTTATAGGCATGAGTGAGACACCGATGGTTATATATGAAGCTCAGAGGGCTGGTCCCAGTACAGGGGTTCCAACCTATACAGGGCAGTCAGACCTTCTGTTCTGCATGTTTGCAGGACACGGGGACTTTCCGAGAGTAGTCTTAGCTCCAGCCACGCCTGAGGAAGCTTACAGACTTACCAGGGATGCCCTCAATATAGCCTGGAAGTTCCAGGTTCCTGTTTTGATACTTGGAGATAAGCATCTCGGAGAGAGCTACTACCTTTCAAAGGTAAGGAGAGAAAAACTTGTTGAGGAACCAAAGCTCTGGGAAGGTAACGGAGAATACAAACGCTATGCCGTTACTGAGGACGGTATATCTCCTCTGGCTTTTCCAGGAGCCGAGGGGATTATCGTGAAAGGAACAAGTTACGAGCACGATGAGAGGGGTATAACCGTTGAAGACGCTCTCTCTGTGAAGAAAATGCAGGACAAAAGGCTTAGAAAGGGGGAAACCTTGAGAGAGTATATCCTATCCAGGGAGGATACAGTCGCTGTGGGAGGTGTAAAAGGTTCGGATAGAGTACTGATCACATGGGGTTCAACGGAGGGAACTGCTCTTGATGTGGCTGAGGAGATGGGCTTCAAGGTTGTAAGATCTGTCTTTTTGGAGCCGTTTCCCGAGGAAAGGTTAAAGCAGGAGATAGAAGGTGCGAACCTTGTTATTTCTTTGGAGTGTTCAGCATCTGGACAGTTTGAGAAACTTCTTAAAATGCACGGCATAACACCCCACAGGAGCTTAAAGAAGTATGATGGGAGACCCTTCTTCAGGGACGAGCTAATTGATATTTTGAGGGAGGTTTAG